From a single Micromonospora carbonacea genomic region:
- a CDS encoding FkbM family methyltransferase — translation MTDAQRRALAEKLRRHAAAAGRPVRSFLRRPYPTAFPSTARLRRWRHRGHARLAHGRTFWGDRLRVRLPDEISIAIRRHGFIEYELSAFLLRHLRTGATFLDVGAHLGYFTVLAARCVGGSGRVVSFEPTPGTYALLAQNVAGLGNVTAVPAAVWSSPGKVSLTDHGVGYSPYNSAYRSRLPAAVRQRVATTVHEVAAVALDEFVAARALTPDVVKIDAESAEKNVLEGMGRLLGTVRPVVSLEVGDLDVPGAPRSAELVEFMVGHDYRAYELSDGMPRPHRPRSSYEYDNLVFVAAEKGHLLDV, via the coding sequence GTGACGGATGCGCAACGCCGGGCGCTCGCCGAGAAACTGCGTCGCCACGCGGCGGCGGCCGGCCGGCCGGTGCGGTCCTTCCTGCGCCGGCCGTACCCCACCGCGTTCCCGTCCACGGCGCGGCTGCGCCGCTGGCGGCACCGCGGTCACGCCCGGCTGGCCCACGGCCGCACGTTCTGGGGCGACCGGCTGCGGGTGCGGCTGCCCGACGAGATCTCCATCGCGATCCGCCGGCACGGCTTCATCGAGTACGAGCTGAGCGCCTTCCTGCTGCGCCACCTGCGCACCGGGGCGACGTTCCTCGACGTCGGCGCCCACCTCGGCTACTTCACGGTGCTGGCGGCGCGCTGCGTCGGCGGGTCCGGCCGGGTGGTGTCGTTCGAGCCCACGCCCGGGACGTACGCGCTGCTGGCGCAGAACGTGGCCGGCCTCGGCAACGTCACGGCGGTGCCGGCGGCGGTCTGGTCGTCGCCGGGGAAGGTGTCGCTGACCGACCACGGCGTCGGCTACAGCCCCTACAACTCGGCCTACCGCTCCCGGCTGCCCGCGGCGGTCCGGCAGCGGGTGGCCACCACCGTGCACGAGGTCGCCGCGGTCGCCCTCGACGAGTTCGTCGCGGCGCGGGCGCTGACCCCCGACGTGGTGAAGATCGACGCCGAGAGCGCCGAGAAGAACGTCCTGGAGGGCATGGGCCGCCTGCTGGGCACGGTGCGCCCGGTGGTCTCGCTGGAGGTCGGCGACCTCGACGTGCCGGGCGCGCCGCGCAGCGCGGAACTCGTCGAGTTCATGGTCGGCCACGACTACCGGGCCTACGAGCTGTCCGACGGAATGCCGCGACCGCATCGACCGAGGTCATCGTATGAATACGACAACCTCGTCTTCGTCGCCGCCGAGAAAGGACACCTGCTCGATGTATGA
- a CDS encoding N-acyl-D-amino-acid deacylase family protein, with translation MYDVVVRSGTVVDGTGDAARTGDVAISDGRIVAVGRVSGRGRREIDADGCIVTPGFVDIHTHFDGQVTWDPLLTPSCWHGVTTVVMGNCGVGFAPVTEPNREWLIGLMEGVEDIPGASLSEGIRWAWESFPEYLEAVAGLSRVMDVGAQVPHGAVRAYVMGERGAANEPATPDDIAAMTAIVREAMHAGALGFSTSRTTTHLAISGEPVPGTFAAEDELFALGGVLGELGTGVFQLVPAGAGGEPMEDQFREVKWMRRLSAQVGRPITFGLFQNDHEPHLWREIVDMARRANETEGAQLRPQIAGRPFSVIVGLESTHPFKRRPTYQEQLAHLPLAERVARMRDPEIRRRILAEAPASVNPRAHLFPEDYGKYFPFGRQPDYEPGREDSVAAIAARAGRDCEEVMYDLLVAGDGTQTFLRPLLGYSEFSLDPIHQMLREPHCVVGLSDAGAHCRLICDASTPTSQLTHWARDRSRGERLGLEFVVHKQTWQTAALYGLRDRGLLRPGFKADVNVIDFDNLALRPPQFVHDLPAGGGRLIQRADGYRATLVSGEVTFVDGEHTGAQPGRLVRGARDTAGARP, from the coding sequence ATGTATGACGTCGTCGTTCGGTCCGGCACGGTCGTGGACGGCACCGGAGACGCCGCCCGGACCGGTGACGTCGCCATTTCCGACGGCCGGATCGTGGCGGTCGGCAGGGTTTCCGGCCGGGGCCGGCGCGAGATCGACGCGGACGGGTGCATCGTCACTCCCGGATTCGTCGACATCCATACGCACTTCGACGGCCAGGTGACCTGGGACCCGTTGTTGACGCCGTCCTGCTGGCACGGCGTGACCACGGTGGTGATGGGCAACTGCGGCGTCGGTTTCGCCCCGGTGACCGAGCCCAACCGGGAGTGGCTGATCGGCCTGATGGAGGGCGTCGAGGACATCCCCGGCGCGTCGCTGTCCGAGGGCATCCGGTGGGCGTGGGAGAGCTTCCCGGAATACCTGGAGGCGGTCGCCGGCCTGTCCCGGGTGATGGACGTCGGCGCCCAGGTGCCGCACGGCGCCGTCCGGGCGTACGTGATGGGCGAGCGGGGCGCCGCCAACGAGCCGGCCACGCCGGATGACATCGCCGCGATGACGGCCATCGTCCGGGAGGCGATGCACGCCGGGGCGCTCGGGTTCTCCACCTCCCGCACGACCACCCACCTGGCGATCAGCGGCGAGCCGGTGCCCGGCACGTTCGCGGCCGAGGACGAGTTGTTCGCCCTCGGCGGGGTGCTCGGCGAGCTGGGCACCGGCGTGTTCCAGCTGGTGCCCGCCGGGGCCGGCGGCGAGCCGATGGAGGACCAGTTCCGCGAGGTCAAGTGGATGCGGCGGCTCTCCGCGCAGGTCGGCCGGCCGATCACGTTCGGCCTGTTCCAGAACGACCACGAGCCGCACCTGTGGCGGGAGATCGTCGACATGGCCCGCCGGGCCAACGAGACCGAGGGCGCGCAGCTGCGCCCGCAGATCGCCGGGCGGCCGTTCAGCGTCATCGTGGGCCTGGAGAGCACCCACCCGTTCAAGCGCCGCCCCACCTACCAGGAGCAGCTGGCGCACCTGCCGCTGGCCGAGCGGGTGGCCCGGATGCGCGACCCCGAGATCCGGCGACGGATCTTGGCCGAGGCCCCGGCCAGCGTCAACCCCCGGGCGCACCTCTTCCCGGAGGACTACGGGAAGTACTTCCCGTTCGGCCGGCAGCCCGACTACGAGCCCGGCCGTGAGGACAGCGTGGCCGCCATCGCGGCCCGCGCGGGCCGCGACTGCGAGGAGGTCATGTACGACCTGCTCGTCGCCGGGGACGGCACGCAGACCTTCCTGCGGCCGCTGCTCGGCTACAGCGAGTTCAGCCTCGACCCGATCCACCAGATGCTCCGCGAACCGCACTGCGTGGTCGGGCTCAGCGACGCCGGCGCGCACTGCCGGCTGATCTGCGACGCGAGCACCCCGACGTCGCAGCTCACCCACTGGGCCCGGGACCGCTCGCGCGGCGAACGGCTCGGGCTGGAGTTCGTCGTGCACAAGCAGACCTGGCAGACGGCCGCCCTGTACGGGCTGCGCGACCGGGGGCTGCTGCGGCCCGGGTTCAAGGCCGACGTCAACGTCATCGACTTCGACAACCTCGCGCTGCGGCCCCCGCAGTTCGTGCACGACCTGCCGGCCGGCGGCGGCCGGCTGATCCAGCGGGCCGACGGCTACCGGGCCACGCTGGTCTCCGGCGAGGTGACGTTCGTCGACGGCGAGCACACCGGCGCGCAGCCGGGCCGGCTGGTCCGGGGCGCGCGCGACACCGCCGGGGCGCGGCCGTGA
- a CDS encoding Gfo/Idh/MocA family protein, with protein MSRARRLRVGLVGCGQIGRMYAGHLAASDDVALTCHDVRAGQAAALAAQVDGEACDDVERLLDGAEAVVVTSSTESHDALVALALERKLPTFCEKPLTLDLHRTRELGLAADHGGTPLWIGFQRHFDAGFSALRDRIADGGLGTVYTVRMFSHDAAWPPLERLAASGSIFRDLMLHDFDMVRWLTGREVSGVAAIGDVLAVPELAELHDYDAVAATLGVEGGGVAVLTAGRHSPLGYDVRIEVLGSRDCLTVGLDERTPMRQVTEQGPDRHARHRDYRDRFAAAYRAQIDAFVAAARGAEPDHRAGTWRDSYAALALAMAAERSVRTRSFEPPVEATP; from the coding sequence GTGAGCCGGGCGCGGCGGCTGCGGGTGGGCCTCGTCGGGTGCGGCCAGATCGGCCGGATGTACGCCGGGCACCTGGCCGCGTCCGACGACGTGGCGCTGACCTGCCACGACGTGCGCGCCGGGCAGGCGGCGGCGCTGGCGGCGCAGGTCGACGGCGAGGCGTGCGACGACGTCGAGCGGCTCCTCGACGGCGCGGAGGCGGTGGTGGTGACCTCCTCGACGGAGAGCCACGACGCGCTGGTCGCGCTGGCGCTGGAACGCAAGCTGCCCACGTTCTGCGAGAAGCCGCTGACGCTGGACCTGCACCGGACCCGGGAGCTGGGCCTCGCCGCCGACCACGGCGGCACCCCGCTGTGGATCGGCTTCCAGCGCCACTTCGACGCCGGGTTCAGCGCGCTGCGCGACCGGATCGCCGACGGCGGCCTCGGCACCGTCTACACGGTGCGAATGTTCTCCCACGACGCCGCCTGGCCGCCGCTGGAACGCCTCGCCGCCTCGGGCAGCATCTTCCGCGACCTGATGCTGCACGACTTCGACATGGTGCGGTGGCTCACCGGCCGGGAGGTCAGCGGCGTCGCCGCGATCGGGGACGTGCTGGCCGTGCCCGAGCTGGCCGAGCTGCACGACTACGACGCGGTGGCGGCGACGCTGGGCGTCGAGGGCGGCGGGGTCGCCGTGCTCACGGCGGGACGGCACAGCCCGCTCGGCTACGACGTCCGCATCGAGGTGCTCGGCTCGCGGGACTGCCTGACCGTGGGGCTCGACGAGCGGACCCCGATGCGGCAGGTCACCGAGCAGGGCCCCGACCGGCACGCCCGCCACCGCGACTACCGGGACCGCTTCGCCGCCGCGTACCGCGCCCAGATCGACGCGTTCGTCGCCGCCGCCCGGGGCGCCGAACCGGATCACCGGGCGGGCACCTGGCGCGACTCGTACGCGGCGCTGGCGCTGGCCATGGCGGCGGAGCGGTCCGTACGCACCCGGTCCTTCGAACCGCCGGTCGAGGCGACGCCGTAA
- a CDS encoding NAD-dependent epimerase/dehydratase family protein encodes MTRRALVTGAGGFIGGHLVTYLQAQGWWVRGADLRPPEFRATTADDFVVGDLRDPEVCRRACDGVTEVYALAADMGGMGFISKDPATILRNNALINLHTVEAARLAGAQRYFLASSACIYPEYAQTKTDVRPLRETDAFPAGPQDSYGWEKLMAERLCVYYAEQYGLDVRIARYHNVYGPYGTWDGGREKAPAALCRKVAEAAPGGEVEIWGDGRQTRSFCYVDDCVEGTYRLMRSDHGEPVNIGSDRLVTIDELAALVMTAAGRDDLRLRHVAGPQGVRGRNSDNTLARQVLGWTPRITLEEGLAVTYRWIAGEVAAARGAATPA; translated from the coding sequence ATGACCAGACGCGCACTCGTCACCGGAGCCGGCGGCTTCATCGGCGGCCACCTGGTGACGTACCTCCAGGCCCAGGGCTGGTGGGTCCGCGGCGCCGACCTGCGGCCGCCGGAGTTCCGCGCCACGACCGCCGACGACTTCGTCGTGGGTGACCTGCGCGACCCGGAGGTCTGCCGGCGGGCCTGCGACGGCGTCACCGAGGTGTACGCCCTCGCGGCCGACATGGGCGGCATGGGCTTCATCTCGAAGGACCCGGCGACGATCCTGCGCAACAACGCGCTGATCAACCTGCACACCGTCGAGGCGGCCCGGCTGGCCGGCGCGCAGCGCTACTTCCTCGCCTCGTCCGCCTGCATCTACCCGGAGTACGCGCAGACGAAGACGGACGTGCGGCCGCTGCGCGAGACGGACGCCTTCCCCGCCGGCCCGCAGGACTCCTACGGCTGGGAGAAGCTGATGGCGGAGCGGCTCTGCGTGTACTACGCCGAGCAGTACGGCCTGGACGTCCGCATCGCCCGCTACCACAACGTGTACGGTCCCTACGGCACCTGGGACGGCGGGCGGGAGAAGGCCCCCGCCGCGCTGTGCCGCAAGGTCGCCGAGGCGGCCCCCGGCGGCGAGGTGGAGATCTGGGGCGACGGCCGGCAGACCCGGTCGTTCTGCTACGTCGACGACTGCGTCGAGGGCACCTACCGGCTGATGCGCAGCGACCACGGCGAGCCGGTGAACATCGGCTCCGACCGCCTGGTGACCATCGACGAGCTGGCCGCCCTGGTGATGACGGCGGCCGGCCGCGACGACCTGCGCCTGCGCCACGTCGCCGGCCCGCAGGGGGTGCGCGGGCGCAACTCCGACAACACGCTGGCGCGGCAGGTGCTGGGCTGGACCCCCCGCATCACCCTCGAGGAGGGCCTCGCCGTCACGTACCGGTGGATCGCGGGCGAGGTCGCGGCCGCGCGGGGCGCCGCGACGCCGGCATGA
- a CDS encoding HAD family hydrolase, with protein MTHPGFVLFDLDGTLIRPGAPVQRLHMATMAAAIADVCGVAEEFRYEGGQLFYADIDLAGFTDAGTVHAALRHHGVPAGRLPQLTRQVMDALAARIGGSTADGGTGTGDLLPGCRALLEALRGHGCPLGMSTGNARSVARWKMRRTGLADLLRDGGFGDAARDRDDVVAAGVAALGGHGPGVLVGDTAKDVTAAHASGLPCLAVATGATPPDELRAAGADAVVADLGGSAALDAVLRLLTPVASTEGVR; from the coding sequence ATGACGCACCCGGGCTTCGTCCTGTTCGACCTCGACGGCACGCTCATCCGGCCCGGCGCGCCGGTGCAGCGCCTCCACATGGCCACGATGGCCGCCGCCATCGCCGACGTCTGCGGCGTCGCCGAGGAGTTCCGCTACGAGGGCGGCCAGCTCTTCTACGCCGACATCGATCTGGCGGGCTTCACCGACGCCGGCACGGTGCACGCGGCGCTGCGTCACCACGGCGTCCCCGCCGGCCGGCTCCCGCAGCTCACCCGGCAGGTCATGGACGCCCTCGCCGCGCGCATCGGCGGGTCCACGGCCGACGGGGGCACGGGCACCGGGGACCTGCTCCCCGGCTGCCGGGCCCTGCTGGAGGCGCTGCGCGGCCACGGCTGCCCGCTGGGCATGAGCACCGGCAACGCCCGGTCGGTGGCCCGCTGGAAGATGCGGCGCACCGGCCTGGCGGACCTGCTGCGCGACGGCGGCTTCGGTGACGCCGCCCGCGACCGCGACGACGTGGTGGCCGCCGGGGTCGCCGCGCTCGGCGGCCACGGGCCCGGCGTGCTGGTCGGCGACACCGCCAAGGACGTCACGGCGGCGCACGCCTCGGGTCTGCCCTGCCTCGCCGTCGCCACCGGGGCCACCCCGCCCGACGAGCTGCGCGCGGCGGGTGCGGACGCGGTCGTGGCGGACCTCGGCGGCAGCGCCGCCCTCGACGCGGTGCTGCGGCTGCTCACCCCCGTTGCCTCCACAGAAGGAGTCCGATGA